From the Mesotoga prima MesG1.Ag.4.2 genome, the window GTACAGGCTCTGGGAAATAGTCCCGTTGAGTTTTCTAATCAGTATAGCCGCCTACATCGTCATGCATTTCTTGCTTTCATACACAAAACTTGGAAGGCGCACTTACGCGGTTGGAAGCAATCCTTCAGCGGCATATCTTTCAGGTATTTCCGTCAACAAAGCCAAACTCAGCGCCTTTGCGTTGAATGGCTTGTTCATTGGAGTTGCTGCGATGGTTTTGCTTTCAAGAATTGGGGCGGCCCAACCTTCAACCGGCACCGGTATTGAACTAAAGGCGATCGGCGCCGTTGTAATTGGGGGCACACCGCTCGCAGGAGGTAAAGGTAGAATAATTGGAACGTTCTTCGGTGTGCTTCTCATGGGTATCATTTCGAACTCTTTGAATATGCTACGCGTTAACCCTTACTTCCAGACTGTGACTTTTGGCCTACTGATCATCGCATCGCTTGCGGTAAGCGTTCTGAGTTCTTACAGGAAGAAGGAAAAGATAAAACCTCATTCCTCTAAGGAGGAGAACCGATGAAGCCGCAAAACTTCGTTGTGATTAATCGAGAAATCGAAAGACGCTTTGTTGAAGAAAAGAAGAAGAACCCCGATAGGTTCGAACGCAAGCTCTCACTCTCTTGGAGCATCTGGATGTTCGGCACCGAGCCGATTGAAGACTCTCTCAGGAGACTACAGAATAATGGTTTGGAGTATGTAGAGATAAAGGGTGATACATCAATTTCTCGAGAGAGAATGAAACATGCCCTTGTGAGCTTCGGACTAAGAGTCTCTGGTGCATGCGGGATGTTTTCCCCTGAAAGGGATCTTTCAAGTCTAAATCCCGATTACCAGAAGAACGCCATCGATTATATCCGAGAAGTCTCTCGCTACGTTTCAGGTATTGGAGGGACCTACATGATAGTTGTTCCTGGAGCTGTTGGTAGGCCCAAAGCAGTTGACAATTTTGAAATGGAGAGAAGCGCGGCGGCTTTGAAGAAGTGTGCGATCATCTTCGAGGAGACTGGCGTAAAACCTGCGATCGAGCCAATAAGGTCGGCCGAAGTCAGTATAGTGCACACCATTGATGAGGCACTTGAATATCTTCGATTTGTAAACGAGCCTTCCATTGGCTTTGTCAATGGGGATATCTACCACATGTTAAATGGCGAGCGGCACGTTGGCGAAGCCATTTTGAAGTGCGGAGAAAAACTTCTGAACCTCCACATCGCGGACAGTAACAGGGATGCCCCGGGAAAGGGGCAAATCGATATTGACACGGCCATAATGGCTGCCTATCTTGTGGGAATGAACCGAGAGGGTAGATTCATAACATTTGAGCCTCTTGGTCCTTATCCCGACCCCTACGTTCTCTCAACTGGGCCATGCGATGTCGATCTTATGGACAGGTTGGTTAGGGAATCTGTAGACTATTTCAGGGAACGTGAAGAAGTAGTACGTTCTCTTTGATCAGGAGGAATAAAAATGAAGATCGGATTTCATACAGACGCATTCAATTCTGCCGTGTTTAGTTTCGAGAAGGCACTTCAGTGGGCTCAGAAGAACGACGTTCACTATATTGAGCCGGGGATAATAGACGGTGTATCGTGGATTCACGGTCTCGGATACTTTCCACATATTTCTCTTTCAGAAGATCCTCTTAAGACAAAGCTGAAACTCCAAGAGTACGGTGTCCGCTTCTCGCAGATAGATTCCGCATTTCCTCTCTCTGGAAATGAGGGCTTCTACAACGGTGTTCCGTATGTTCTAAAATCGATCCCTTGGGCTAAACTGGCTGGCTGCGAAAACATTGCAACTACTGACGGGCTGAAGAAGCCGCTGGGATTCAGTGAAGATGAGGCCCTAGAGCTAATGAAGAGGGCCTACCGCATAATAGTTGAGACAGCGGAATTGTATGAAATAAACATCAACATCGAAGTACACGGCTACTTCACTACGAATCCGGATCTCCTCGATAAAATGCTTAACTTTGTTCAAAGCGATAGGCTCGGTTTGAACCTCGATACAGGGAACAGTTTCATTGCTGGTCAAGATCCGGTAGCCTTTTGCGGTAGATTCATAGACAAGATCAAACATGTACATATTAAGGATGTCTCGAAAGACCTCGCAGATGCCATGAGAGGAAAGGATACTGGAATCGGAATTAGTCACTCTGCAATCGGCGATGGAGTCAACGCCGATAACATTAAAACTATCATCGCCATGTTAAGAGATTACGGTTACAATGGAACTCTAAGTATGGAGTGCGAGGGTATGGGTGGACCACTGATTGAAAGATCGCTTCAATGGTTGAGAAAAACACTTGAGGAGCTTGGCATTGAAGAAGAGAAGTGAAGCATCCCCCCGTTAAATCTTGATGGAGGGCGAGTTTGTCTCCATGAATTCGTCTTTTATATACGAAAATCCTAGATAGTTTTTCATTTTATTGCAAAGATGCAACTCTCTTTTAGAGAGCATTCAGTTACCTGTTTATCTATAATTCTACAATTATAACTGTCTCAAATCTTAATTGCCTCAGTTTCTTAGCAGATGGGGCTTCGTTACATGAAGTCCCATCTGTTGTGATTTGGAGCTTCAAGAGTTCTCTTTTTGGGACTTCAGACTAGTTTCAATTCAACCAGCAGCAAACATTGTCAAAAACATTTCGATAATGGCCATCCCGGAACGATGTAGATCCAATTTCTTCCCTTCAACCACAGTCTCATAAACTGTAAAATCGGATTCCAGTCACATGCAAACGCCTCAGCTAAAAGTCTTATTAGAGCGTTTCCTGGTCATCAAACCAACCCGTCAAAGCTCCTGCAACATGAGATATTCTCATTTTTTTGAGCCTCCCCCAAAATGCATTTGGTTGAAGCTCCTGCTAAGGGCTACTTTTCGGAACTCCTTTTCAGGATCCTGCGCAAAACCTTGCACTTAGAAACCGTTATACGCCTGAGAGGAAAAACCCGCTGATCGTTGGG encodes:
- a CDS encoding sugar phosphate isomerase/epimerase family protein, producing the protein MKPQNFVVINREIERRFVEEKKKNPDRFERKLSLSWSIWMFGTEPIEDSLRRLQNNGLEYVEIKGDTSISRERMKHALVSFGLRVSGACGMFSPERDLSSLNPDYQKNAIDYIREVSRYVSGIGGTYMIVVPGAVGRPKAVDNFEMERSAAALKKCAIIFEETGVKPAIEPIRSAEVSIVHTIDEALEYLRFVNEPSIGFVNGDIYHMLNGERHVGEAILKCGEKLLNLHIADSNRDAPGKGQIDIDTAIMAAYLVGMNREGRFITFEPLGPYPDPYVLSTGPCDVDLMDRLVRESVDYFREREEVVRSL
- a CDS encoding ABC transporter permease, whose protein sequence is MSNSDVSFEGRKTLTRKRTSILKSQWFYLLVAEIVIAVITGLVNPRFFSTSNIMNVLEQIAVLGVVSSGMTLLIISGEIDISVGANIGLSSVVMAMIIKAGQPYLIAIIAGIALAVFNSLLVGITARAFKAPSFITSLAFISVFQGVALAITKGTFQTIYGKFEFIGTYRLWEIVPLSFLISIAAYIVMHFLLSYTKLGRRTYAVGSNPSAAYLSGISVNKAKLSAFALNGLFIGVAAMVLLSRIGAAQPSTGTGIELKAIGAVVIGGTPLAGGKGRIIGTFFGVLLMGIISNSLNMLRVNPYFQTVTFGLLIIASLAVSVLSSYRKKEKIKPHSSKEENR
- a CDS encoding sugar phosphate isomerase/epimerase family protein, whose product is MKIGFHTDAFNSAVFSFEKALQWAQKNDVHYIEPGIIDGVSWIHGLGYFPHISLSEDPLKTKLKLQEYGVRFSQIDSAFPLSGNEGFYNGVPYVLKSIPWAKLAGCENIATTDGLKKPLGFSEDEALELMKRAYRIIVETAELYEININIEVHGYFTTNPDLLDKMLNFVQSDRLGLNLDTGNSFIAGQDPVAFCGRFIDKIKHVHIKDVSKDLADAMRGKDTGIGISHSAIGDGVNADNIKTIIAMLRDYGYNGTLSMECEGMGGPLIERSLQWLRKTLEELGIEEEK